Within the Paramormyrops kingsleyae isolate MSU_618 chromosome 2, PKINGS_0.4, whole genome shotgun sequence genome, the region GCATAGGTATTCTTGAGCGTTCAGACGATAATCACACAGAGAAACTTCAATGGTGGTAGAAATTGAACACCTGTTCTGTCCATAAGAATACTATCCTCTCACTCAGTGGCTGTTAGATTGTCTATCCAGAAGCTGCACACACACCTTGGAAGTACTTCCCGCAGATCAGGCAGGCATAGACGTTGATGTGTGAGAGGGAGATGGAGCATAGCTTCTCAAAGTCGAAATCCAGCACACTCCTGTTAGGATGCAATGAACATCACAAGGAAAGGATGACATCCAATTCATCATCCTCTTCCGGAAATAAAATCATCTAACATTTGAGTAGCGGTTAAACcataattaaaatgataaatcaGATATTAATATAATTTTAGATACTAATACCATAAGATATTCATACGAAATGGGTCTCAATACTCCAAATCTTCCAGTGCTGAATGCCAATGTGCAATTTTTATTGCACATTGGCAAATGAAGCAGCCCCAGAACTGGATGCGCGTGTGTAAATAGTAAATTAGTAAACGACGGGGGGGGGAGAATACATAGAATACATAAGTCTATACCACAGAGCAAACTGTCAGTAAATTCCATTTACTGACAAATCCAAATACAGCACCATATTTTACTGAATCAATTGAAGTTGACCATCTTACTCAAAAGTACAACGAGACCGCAGGATTTTAACTTATACACACTGTTAAACAGTTTACCTGCTATACCCCTCGTCAGTATAAACTTCCCTTTACGGCCTCGAAAAACCTACCTATTTATTGTGTCCAAGTAAGGGCAATGGCGGCTTCTGTGGTCGTCTTCATTCTGGGATCGACCTATTTTCTTCGGCActtaggggggaaaaaagacaaaCGAGATAAGCACACGTATGTATATTAGACTTCCTAGTAGAAGAGCCTGTCTCACTTGGACTTATCTTAAAGTTTGTTTTGTGGATTAAATACGTGGTATGGCCGTACACAAATTCGTTTGCCATTTAGCTAGGAACATGCACAATAAATAACTGCTGCGAATAGCAAACCGACTAATCGTACGTATATTATTTAGCAAACTTAGCTAGGTTAGCCGATTTGCAGAACGTGCAGTGAATGCCTGTCAGGCAAACCTaccctcatcctcctcttctaCGTCAATTTGCCTCTCACGTTTTACCGACACCATACTGCCAGATGAGATATTACtgcttttataaatatttaaagataaTGGAGTTTAATTAATAATATTGTTAAATATTTAAGCTTTTCACTCCAAGCTCTGAATCTCCCGGTTTCAATTCAACAACATACGCTAAGGCCAACCAAACACTAACCCGAAGTTGTGAAACGAAGTCTCGCGATATTAAAAATTGTGAAAGTGACGTAAAATCTTACTATGACACTGCGTCAAATACTGAACTCTGACAAATGTGAACATAACAtatcaatataaatacaaataccTTGACTTATAAACGGGTAATCCCTGTGTAATATTTCCTTCAGATATTCCTGCTTCCTTCTAAGAACATTTGGTGAGGCATTTCTAaatcctctgatggactggcatcctgtctagaATGTACCCCAACCGTGTAGCCTGTGCAGTCAGGGACAGGCTCCAGCCGTGATTGGATGGATGTTATAGTTGCAATACATTACTTGTAGCTAGAACTACAGGTAACAACAATTTTCAACAATTGTAAAGCTCTGTTTAGGTCCAATCTAGTGTAATGCAATTCAAACTAAATTAGCAGATTCTAACATTGGATTGCTCGCTAAGTAGACCGGACCACAGCATGGCAGTTCATTATTTTATatctttaaaaacaaatatacaaGCTTAGTAACCCCGGGAGTAAATCGAGTTGGCCAACAGTCTACTTTCCGTGGCTTGCCTAACGATGCAGCTCGATGGGATGATGGGCTTTTAATTGCGGGAGTTTTTATATTCCTTCAAGAAAGAACAGTTCCAAGCACACCACGATGGAGGTCTTACGAAAAGAAGAGGAGCAACAACTGAAATATAAACCCGGGGGTCGTTTGGACATGAACCACGGTTTCCTACACCATATTCGTAGGAACCAGATTGCCAGGTGGGTCATAAATTTGCTACAAGACACATGACATCAGTTGTATTAAGCGCGGAGACATTTCAGTATTAGTGTCTTAAATGACAAAACTACAGTAGTCGTGAAATCTCGCCTACTCGCCCCAACCCCTACTGTGCATGCGCAAAAATTGTCTAAATACTGCGAGTTTGAGGTTGTCGATGTTCACAATGCTGAGAAAGGAAATAAAGTTCATTTATGATAGTGTGCTCTTATGTTTTGATGGTAGACTCAGAAGTAGCATATGCGGCCAGATTAGTGTTCCGACCTAATTCATACATGCATTTAGTGCCCTAGGGTGTTTGTGTGTCGTTTTAGAGACGACTATGACAAGGAGGTGAAGCAGGCCAAGGAAAAACAGAGGCGTAGACCCACGACGACCCCCAGGCGCCCACGCCGGCCTGACATCCAGGTGTACCATCCCCGGCGCAGGAGTAAGAAAAACCGACACGAAAGTGAAAGTAACGGGGGTGGATGGTGAAGGACCCAGCGCCGGTCCCCACCCCCTGCTGAGGGTGTCCGGTCCTTGGGGCGGGGATACGACGTATAAACGGCATTGCAGGTTGTGAACCAGGCTTTCGGTGCGGATGAAATAACATCCGTAAAGATATCAGACGTGACAAAGAGACGGCCTTCTCAGTCTTTTATAATACGGCAAAACCctgaaggtcacgtctgacaacgTAATAATGTAGGCCTATACCGACAATGTTCTCATCTAAAGTGATTTTAGCATGTATACTAGTCCATGTTTACTCTACATACTACATATACTGAGCGTGTATACTAGTGCATATATGGTGAATAGTGTATATGTATAACACACCAGCTGTACAGATACAGTCCAGGTTTTGTTAGTTCATACTATAGTGTTTTGTACACTGCAAATTGAGGTCTAACAAAATTGCATATTGAAATATTTACTGAAGACTGATCTCATCTAGAATCCAGCAGTAATTAAAAGTTTATTTTagacactttattgatctctATGGGGAAAATCTCTTTTTGCCTACTCTGTCTTGCTTTCCATGAAACATATGTGTAATAACTAAGGAGGGAATAGTTTGGCAGCAAAGGGCAACTACCTTCAGcagcacccatggagctgggggttaagggtcttgctcaagacCCCACAGacgtgactgttctgctgaggctgggcttgaaccagcagccatctgatcacaggcacagggacTTAGCCAGCGGAGCCACACGCTCCCCCTTATCATCGTAGCAACTGCTGCCTTTGTATTAACCTGTGAAcgtcattcatttatttaccaAACCAAAATATGGATGTTATACTGCTTGTTCAATCTTGACTCTTTCTCTGGCTGTTCCCCACTGCTGACAAGCTCATTATGGAAAGCTAAGGCTGAATCGGATCAATTAGCGGTCAGTGGCGTGCAGAGGAGCTCAGGCAGGACTAAGGGATAGGAGGGGCAAAATGGCATGTTTTTTGTGTCCGGTGGTTTTAGATGGATCAGAACCCAGCACCAGTGCTGACACAGAGGAGTGGAACGAAAGCGGCTCGAGCACAGAGGCCGAAAGCCAGAGCACAGAGTTATTCTGGCTTGACTACCAGGCAGACTGTGGCCGCCTCACCTCCTTCATAGTGCACAAGGTAAGACCAATCAAGGCAGCCCATGGGGGGAGGAGCTCAGCATGCGCATTGGCTGGCCTTGTTTCATTGACAAGCGTGACGATCACCCACAAACAAATCATGTTGTCAGTGTGGATCACATGACTTGTGCTTGGGATGAGCTTTGTACATAAAGGATGGTTTGATTTATTGGGGTGTTAGAATGTTCTGTTTGTTCGAGTTTGCAGCTCAGGGGGCTGTATCATGTAGCAAGATTTGTTGGTTAGCTTGGCAACTTAAGATTTAAGGTAAAGTCAGTTTAAACAGACTTCATCTtggttcacttacatttagcccagactgcttaaatctgacaaattaatccggctaaacaagaaatcctgctttgtgatacaggctcCAAATCCTTGACAGAAACTCTCCTATAtgctaattttattttaactggCACCTGAGAGGCGAAATGCCTTTGGTAAAGTGATGAAGAGTTTAAATCTGGATCACCATACCTTGCAACATTTGAGGGTTGGAGCtgtgagaacataagaacataagaacataagaaatttacaaacgagaggaggccattcggcccatcaagctcgtttggggagaacttaactaatagctcagagttgttaaaatcttatctagctctgatttaaaggaacccagggttttagcttccactacactagcaggaagactattccatactctaactacacgctgtgtaaagaagtgcttcctcaaatttgttttaaaatgttctcccgctaatttccacttatggccacgagttctagtatttagactaatattgaaatagtcatttggctgaacagcatccagacccgttagaatcttatagacctgaatcatatccccccttagtctcctttgctcaaggctaaacagattcagttccgctaacctctcctcataagacattcctctaagaccaggaatcagctcttcgttgcaccttttctaaggcagcaatgtccttcttgaggtatggtgaccaaacctgcacacagtattctaggtggggtcttaccaaggaattatataagtgtaacatcacctcccttgacttaaactccacacatctagagatataacccaacattctgttcgccttttttattgcttccccacactggcgagagggggacatggaagcatcaacatacataccgagatctttctcgtaatcagctacctttatttcagtggaacccataaaatatctgtactttatatttctgctccctgcatggattacgttgcatttatctgtgttaaattttatctgccaagtatcagcccattcgctaattaaatccagatcccgttgaagcctctctgctgctagattagtatctgctaccccgcccaccttggtgtcgtctgcaaatttaacaagtttactgtatgtatttgtgtcaatatcattaatgtaaattaggaacaatagaggtcctaaaattgaaccctgcggtaccccactatgaacggaggcccactgtgacattgtgcctctaataactactcgctgcttcctgtcagttagccagtttttgatccaagttgccacagttcctaaaatccctgcagctttaagctttagcagtGCTGGTCCAGGTAttgtgtgcatgtctgtattttacttgtttttttttctcacccaTCTCCCAGGAAGATGATCCAGAGAGGGTGGTGGAGAGGGTTGCTGAGGACAATGTTCTGGATGCAGCAATGAGGGCAGCACTGCAGGCTCGGGTCCAGGAAGAGATCAACAAGAGACGAGACAAGCGTTGAACATGACCCCATGAAGGAGGCCTGAAACTCGAGGGGGGAGGGTTCTGTAGAAGCCAGTCAGAATGGAGAGTGGAATGAGTGGGTGGGGTTATGGAATGCTACGGAGGTGACAAGCTGCAATTTCTTGTACCACACCTCCGTCTCAAACCAGGTAGCACCAGATGCATTGAGGATGGTCTCCTGTGGAATGGAAGCCAGGGAAGATGCAGTGTTGGGGCAGATGTGGAGAAGTGTCTTCTCTGAAGCTGCAGAAACAGCATCTCAACAGTTTGGACAGGTCTTGCGTTTCATTGTCACCCTAAAAGCTCTGTAGTACTTATGAgggagagtaaaagtccagataTGTCAACTCAGAAACAAGAGGTCATTCTGAAGACTCATTCCTGCTGTCTCCTAGGCCACATTGCGCTCATGATCATCACAACAGTTTTATACAATGTTTACAAGTAGATCCACACTTTTTCACGTTGTATTTACTTGGATAATACGGCTTTATGTATTTTCAGACCTCCTCTGTACTTGTCTTATGCTGTTTATTATcactggtttttttttaaattttaaatactGTTTTCTTCAATAATATTAAAGAAGTTTCCACTAATCCACTTTGAAAGCTCTGACATTTTCCTGAAAAAGCAGCTGTTCTTAACAAATCTCATGGATCACAGAACTGCATATTGAACATAAAGCAGGCAGTCACACTCAGAGCAGCAGGCTCTCAGCTATCCAATATAAGTTACTGGAATCCTGCAGTGACCCTAGCTGGTTTttagtttagacaacctacctGGGCTCTAAACTAGGGAACAGAGACATGCTTCTGTAAATGTAGATGCATCTTTAAAACTATCTTAATAGCATCTGGGAAATCACTAATAAACAGGTAATATGAACTCACCCACCGCTCAACTGGGCATTAGAGTCTGCAAAGCACCTTTCTATAGGGATGGTTATTCCACTCTTGTTATAAGAGCTGGGATAttctccatccattcatccatcttccaagacTGCATCCTTGCCTGGTTGAGATGAGTCTGGAGCCTCTCTcaagaagcacagggcagaCGCACAATATAAGACATAAGTTGAAGGAATAGTAAAATGTCAATGAATCTTACTAATAATTTTATAACATGGGTGTCTTGTGCCAGGCATTGTACCTTAAAACTGTTGCTTCAACTACACTATTAAAATCGTCTGAGTCCAGATTCCTGCAGAAGACCAAAGACATTTGGTTAGGCTAACTGATGTCCCTAAATCTCCCTTTGCATATTAtcctgtgtgccctgcaatggactggtgtGCCCTTACCTTCTGCCCTATACTGCCTGGGACACACCACAGGCTGTCCCTGCAACCCTAACTGGGATGAACAATTAGAAGACGGATGAATCTCAGCATAGCCAGGCTGCCATAAAGGAGCATGATTATACAGAAGGCTCAGCACAACTTCATCTGAAGCGTTTCAGATAATGAACTGcaattatacactcacctaaaggattattaggaacaccatactaatacggtgtttgaccccctttcgccttcagaactgccttaattctacgtggcattgattcaacaaggtgctgaattctttagaaatgttggcctatattgataggatagcatcttgcagttgttggagatttgtgggatgcacatccagggcacgaagctcccgttccaccacatcccaaagatgctctattggattgagatctggtgactgtgggggccattttagtacagtgaactcgtcatattcaagaaaccaatttgaaatgattcgagctttgtgacatggtgcattatcctgctggaagtagccaccAGAggtgggtacatggtggtcataaagggatggacatggtcagaaacaatgctcaggtaggccgtggcatttaaacgatgcccaattggcactaaggggcctaaagtgtgccaagaaaacatcccccacaccattacaccaccaccaccagcctgcacagtggtaacaaggcatgatggatccatgttctcattctgactctaccatttgaatgtctcaacagaaatcgagactcatcagaccaggcaacatttttccagtcttcaactgcccaattttggtgagctcgtgcaaattgtagcctctttttcctatttgtagtggagatgagtggtacccggtggagtcttctgctgttgtagcccatccgcctcaaggttgtgcgtgttgtggcttcacaaatgctttgctgcatacctcggttgtaacgagtggttatttcagtcaaagttgctcttctatcagcttgaatcagtcggaccattctcctctgacctctagcatcaacaaggcattttcgcccacaggactgccgcatactggatgtttttccctttgcacaccattctttgtaaaccctagaaatggttgtgcgtgaaaatcccagtaactgagcagattgtgaaatactcagaccggcccgtctggcaacaacaaccatgccacgctcaaaatagcttaaatcacctttctttcccattctgacattcagtttggagttcaggagattgtcttgaccaggaccacacccctaaatgcattgaagcaactgccatgtgattggttgattagataattgcattaatgagaaattgaacaggtgttcctaataatcctttaggtgagtgtataacttACATAATGGATAAGAGCAAAACTGGAAATAACAGCAGAGTTCATGTAAAAATCAAAAATTCCCCAAAATTATGGTCAAGGATAAATCTGGACCATCTCAAGGGATATATAACCTCTATTTATGGCACCTAATTAAtgttctggttt harbors:
- the c2h2orf68 gene encoding UPF0561 protein C2orf68 homolog, translating into MEVLRKEEEQQLKYKPGGRLDMNHGFLHHIRRNQIARDDYDKEVKQAKEKQRRRPTTTPRRPRRPDIQVYHPRRRNGSEPSTSADTEEWNESGSSTEAESQSTELFWLDYQADCGRLTSFIVHKEDDPERVVERVAEDNVLDAAMRAALQARVQEEINKRRDKR